Proteins from one Flavobacterium branchiarum genomic window:
- a CDS encoding NAD(P)/FAD-dependent oxidoreductase — translation MTQNFDIIIVGGGAAGFFTAINIVEKNSKLKVAILERGSEVLTKVRISGGGRCNVTHACFEPNELVKFYPRGEKELRGPFHQFCSGDTIEWFEKHGVELKIEDDGRLFPASNSSQTIIDCFLKATAKLGITVLTGQSVQSIYKNENFWKIETQNQNYIADKLVLATGSNPKIWEMLQTFGHAIISPVPSLFTFNIKDPRIKELPGVAAQATVKVKETKLESTGPLLITHWGMSGPAILKLSAWGARILHDKNYQFTIFVNWLNDVDTEDAEKKLKELKQEHAKKAVSKKSPFDFPNRLWESLVLASSIETETKWADLSKVQLQNLANQLTNATFQVNGKSTFKEEFVTAGGIDLKEINFKTMESKLHEKLYFAGEIVNIDAITGGFNFQNAWTSGFIVANNI, via the coding sequence ATGACTCAAAATTTTGATATAATAATAGTAGGTGGTGGAGCAGCAGGATTTTTTACAGCAATAAATATTGTAGAGAAAAACTCAAAATTAAAAGTCGCTATTTTAGAACGAGGATCCGAAGTACTTACAAAAGTTCGTATTTCTGGTGGAGGGCGTTGTAATGTAACACACGCTTGTTTTGAACCTAATGAATTGGTTAAATTTTATCCGCGTGGCGAAAAAGAATTACGAGGACCATTTCATCAATTCTGTTCGGGAGACACAATCGAATGGTTCGAAAAGCATGGAGTAGAATTAAAAATTGAAGATGACGGAAGGCTATTTCCTGCATCTAATTCTTCTCAAACTATTATAGATTGTTTTTTAAAAGCTACTGCAAAATTAGGCATTACTGTACTTACAGGACAAAGTGTACAATCAATCTATAAAAATGAAAATTTCTGGAAAATCGAAACACAAAATCAGAATTATATAGCTGATAAATTGGTTCTAGCAACCGGAAGCAATCCTAAAATATGGGAAATGCTACAAACTTTTGGACATGCAATTATAAGCCCTGTCCCTTCCCTATTTACATTTAACATAAAAGACCCAAGAATAAAAGAATTACCGGGCGTAGCAGCACAAGCAACTGTAAAAGTAAAAGAGACCAAACTCGAATCTACAGGGCCGTTATTAATAACACACTGGGGAATGAGCGGACCAGCAATTCTGAAACTTTCGGCTTGGGGAGCTCGTATTTTGCATGACAAAAATTATCAATTCACCATTTTTGTAAATTGGTTAAACGATGTAGATACCGAAGATGCTGAGAAAAAATTAAAAGAATTAAAACAGGAACATGCTAAAAAAGCCGTTTCAAAAAAATCACCTTTTGACTTTCCAAATCGATTATGGGAAAGTTTAGTGCTTGCTTCTAGTATAGAAACTGAGACAAAATGGGCAGATTTATCTAAAGTTCAACTTCAGAATTTAGCCAATCAATTGACAAATGCAACATTCCAAGTAAATGGAAAAAGTACTTTTAAAGAAGAATTTGTAACCGCTGGCGGAATTGATTTAAAGGAAATTAACTTTAAAACTATGGAAAGCAAACTTCATGAGAAATTATATTTTGCTGGAGAGATTGTAAACATAGATGCCATAACAGGAGGGTTTAACTTTCAAAATGCATGGACAAGTGGGTTTATTGTAGCTAATAACATTTAG
- a CDS encoding glycerophosphodiester phosphodiesterase — MLKIAHRGARGYEPENTLQAFQKAIQMKADGIELDVQLSSDGHLIVIHDETIDRTTNGKGFVNNLSLQELKDFRIENKHQIPTLSEVLDLVNQQCFINIELKGIGTADAVVTLIELYISEKNWSYDSFLVSSFDWEYLKQINSLNPKIAIGVLTETDIESAITFAKEIKAKAIHPDFHLLNKENTKQIQEIGFQVFPWTVNEKEDIAKIKTYNVNGIISDFTDRI, encoded by the coding sequence ATGCTAAAAATAGCCCATCGTGGAGCAAGAGGGTACGAACCCGAAAACACCTTACAAGCCTTTCAGAAAGCAATCCAAATGAAAGCCGATGGCATTGAATTAGATGTACAACTTAGTTCAGATGGTCATCTTATTGTAATTCATGATGAAACGATTGATAGAACTACCAACGGAAAAGGTTTTGTAAATAACCTATCTTTGCAAGAATTAAAAGATTTCCGAATAGAAAACAAACATCAAATTCCAACATTATCAGAAGTTCTGGATTTAGTAAATCAGCAATGTTTTATTAATATCGAATTAAAAGGTATTGGAACTGCAGATGCTGTAGTAACATTAATTGAATTATACATTTCAGAAAAAAACTGGAGCTACGATTCTTTTCTTGTTTCAAGTTTCGATTGGGAATATCTAAAACAAATTAATTCTCTGAATCCAAAAATAGCAATTGGGGTTTTAACAGAAACGGATATTGAATCGGCTATTACTTTTGCAAAAGAAATAAAAGCCAAAGCAATACATCCCGATTTTCATTTGCTAAACAAAGAGAACACAAAACAAATACAAGAAATAGGATTTCAGGTTTTTCCTTGGACGGTTAATGAAAAGGAAGACATTGCAAAAATAAAAACATACAACGTAAACGGAATCATTAGTGATTTTACAGATAGAATATGA
- a CDS encoding glycoside hydrolase family 13 protein, whose translation MRIPLQTNQTLYRILLVVLLFSASAKAQIQKTEPPFWYAGMNNPELQIMFYGKNIAQYEPSVSNNVVIKDIKKTENPNYLFVTIDTKNIPASEFVFSFKNKNKVAFTQKYSLKKRRENSAQRKSFDASDMMYLIMPDRFANGNPKNDNDASLVEKANRSIPGGRHGGDIEGIIKNLDYISSLGATTIWNAPLNEDNDKEHSYHTYAQSDVYKIDARYGTNEDYVRLSNEMHKRDMKLVMDYVTNHWGITHWMMKDLPTKSWTNQFENYTQTHHRREVITDIHASKLDKEVCIDGWFVPSMPDLNLKNPLVAKYLTQNAIWWIEYANLDGFRVDTYNYSDPAAMANWAKSVTDEYPNFNIVGEIWMHNQANLAYWQKDSKIGAIQNYNSNLPSVMDFTLHNQIGSAFNDDEANWDNGMIKFYNNFALDYLYPNTNNILVFAENHDTSRINDLYKYDVAKYKLVMTLMATVRGIPQLYYGSEIGMGGDKSQGDGGIRLDFPGGWKGDTNNAFTKEGRTAKQAEYFDFTSKLFNWRKSNEAVHFGKMTHYIPENNTYVYFRYTDAKTVMVVFNNNAKPQTIKTNRFQENIKNFKTGKDILTDKKFDITSEITLEPKSAVVLELE comes from the coding sequence ATGAGAATACCACTTCAAACAAACCAAACATTATATAGAATACTTTTAGTTGTTCTATTATTTTCTGCTTCTGCAAAAGCGCAAATCCAGAAAACTGAGCCCCCATTTTGGTATGCTGGCATGAACAATCCAGAACTTCAAATCATGTTCTACGGAAAAAACATTGCACAATACGAACCTTCTGTTTCTAACAATGTAGTCATTAAAGACATTAAAAAAACCGAAAACCCTAACTACCTTTTCGTAACAATCGACACTAAAAACATACCTGCATCTGAGTTCGTTTTTTCATTTAAAAACAAGAACAAAGTTGCATTCACACAAAAATATTCATTAAAGAAAAGAAGAGAAAATTCTGCTCAACGCAAAAGTTTCGATGCTTCTGACATGATGTACTTAATTATGCCAGATCGTTTTGCAAACGGAAATCCTAAAAATGACAATGATGCTTCATTAGTAGAAAAAGCAAATCGCTCAATTCCTGGCGGACGTCATGGTGGTGATATCGAAGGAATCATCAAAAACTTAGATTACATTTCATCTTTAGGAGCAACAACAATTTGGAACGCGCCTTTAAACGAAGACAACGACAAAGAACATTCGTATCATACCTATGCACAATCGGATGTTTACAAAATCGATGCGCGTTACGGAACGAATGAGGATTATGTTCGTTTATCGAATGAGATGCACAAAAGAGACATGAAATTGGTTATGGATTATGTAACTAATCACTGGGGAATCACGCATTGGATGATGAAAGATTTACCAACAAAATCATGGACTAATCAATTTGAAAACTATACTCAAACACACCACAGACGTGAAGTAATAACAGATATCCACGCTTCAAAACTTGACAAAGAAGTTTGTATCGATGGATGGTTTGTTCCTTCAATGCCAGATTTAAATTTAAAAAACCCATTGGTTGCAAAATACTTAACTCAAAATGCAATTTGGTGGATTGAATATGCAAATCTTGACGGATTTAGAGTAGATACCTACAACTATTCAGATCCAGCGGCAATGGCAAACTGGGCAAAATCAGTTACAGATGAATATCCAAACTTTAATATTGTTGGAGAAATCTGGATGCATAATCAAGCTAATTTAGCGTATTGGCAAAAAGACAGTAAAATTGGAGCAATCCAAAATTACAATTCAAACTTACCAAGTGTAATGGATTTCACTTTACACAACCAAATCGGATCTGCTTTTAATGATGACGAAGCAAACTGGGATAATGGTATGATTAAATTTTACAACAATTTTGCTTTAGATTATCTATACCCAAATACAAACAACATACTTGTTTTTGCAGAAAATCACGATACCAGCAGAATCAATGACCTTTACAAATATGATGTCGCTAAATACAAATTGGTAATGACATTAATGGCAACCGTTCGTGGAATTCCGCAATTGTATTATGGTTCAGAAATTGGAATGGGTGGAGACAAAAGTCAAGGTGATGGCGGAATCCGTTTAGATTTCCCAGGTGGATGGAAAGGTGATACTAACAATGCTTTTACTAAAGAAGGTAGAACTGCTAAACAAGCTGAGTATTTCGATTTCACATCTAAATTATTCAACTGGAGAAAATCTAATGAAGCAGTACATTTTGGAAAAATGACTCACTATATTCCAGAAAACAATACCTATGTTTATTTTAGATATACAGATGCAAAAACTGTAATGGTAGTTTTTAATAACAATGCAAAACCGCAAACTATTAAAACAAACCGTTTCCAAGAAAACATCAAAAATTTCAAAACTGGAAAAGACATCCTAACGGATAAAAAATTCGATATAACATCTGAAATTACTTTAGAACCTAAATCTGCTGTTGTTTTAGAATTAGAATAA
- a CDS encoding glycoside hydrolase family 97 protein: MKNFIFTAFILVAFCNITKAQQLKSPEGKFVMEFSLQSDGTPTYNLKYKNKEVVKSSKLGLELKDDKKSLLNDFTVVDTKTTTFDENWKPVWGEVASIRNHYNELAVTLNQKGTDRQIIIRFRLFNDGLGFRYEFPTQKNLTYFIIKEEKTQFAMTGDHTAFWIPGDYDTQEYDYTKSKLSEIRGLAEKAYTANVSQKSFSPTGVQTSLMLKTAEGLFINLHEAALIDYSCMHLNLDDKNMIFESWLTPDAKGDKGHMQAPSQSPWRTIIVSDNATEILDSKLTLNLNEPCKIEDTSWIKPVKYVGVWWEMITGKSSWSYTNDFPTVQLGISDYSKAKPNGTHGATNANVKKYIDFAAENGFGAVLVEGWNEGWEDWFGHSKDYVFDFVTPYPDFDVKGLHAYAKSKGVKIIMHHETSGSVRNYERHMDKAYKFMNDNGYDAVKSGYVGDILPRGENHYSQWIVNHYQYALEKAAEYKIMVNAHEAVRPTGISRTYPNLIGNESARGTEYQAFGGSKANHVTILPFTRLIGGPMDYTPGIFEMDISKLNPDNKSHVNSTIANQLALYVTMYSPLQMAADLPEHYNKFADAFQFIKDVAIDWDESKYLEAEPGDYITVARKAKGTNNWFVGNVNGDVSRTSNINFNFLEKGKKYTATIYADAKDAHYKTNPQAYTIKKIAVTNKTKLSQLSVPGGGYAISIIETK, encoded by the coding sequence ATGAAGAATTTCATTTTCACAGCCTTCATTCTAGTTGCTTTTTGTAACATCACAAAAGCACAACAACTAAAATCGCCTGAAGGAAAATTTGTCATGGAGTTTTCGCTACAAAGCGATGGAACTCCAACTTACAATCTTAAATACAAAAATAAAGAGGTTGTAAAATCCAGTAAGTTGGGTCTTGAGCTTAAAGATGATAAAAAATCATTGTTAAATGACTTTACGGTTGTTGATACAAAAACTACAACTTTTGATGAGAACTGGAAACCAGTTTGGGGAGAAGTAGCTTCAATTCGTAATCATTATAATGAATTGGCTGTTACATTAAACCAAAAAGGAACAGACAGACAAATAATCATCCGTTTTCGTTTATTTAATGATGGACTTGGATTCCGTTATGAATTTCCAACACAAAAAAATCTTACGTATTTCATAATCAAAGAAGAAAAAACTCAATTTGCAATGACGGGTGACCACACTGCATTTTGGATTCCTGGTGATTATGACACACAAGAATATGATTATACAAAATCAAAATTATCAGAAATCCGTGGATTGGCTGAAAAAGCGTATACAGCAAACGTTTCACAAAAGTCTTTCTCTCCAACAGGAGTTCAGACTTCGCTTATGTTAAAAACTGCTGAAGGATTATTTATTAATCTTCACGAAGCTGCATTAATTGATTATTCATGTATGCACTTAAACTTGGATGATAAAAACATGATATTCGAATCATGGTTGACTCCAGATGCAAAAGGAGACAAAGGACACATGCAAGCTCCTAGTCAATCGCCATGGAGAACAATTATTGTTAGCGATAATGCGACAGAAATTCTTGATTCAAAATTGACATTAAACTTAAATGAGCCATGTAAAATCGAAGATACATCTTGGATTAAACCAGTTAAATACGTAGGTGTTTGGTGGGAAATGATTACAGGAAAAAGTTCTTGGTCATACACAAATGATTTTCCAACAGTACAACTTGGTATTAGCGATTACTCAAAAGCAAAACCAAACGGTACACACGGAGCAACTAATGCTAATGTAAAAAAATACATTGACTTTGCTGCTGAAAACGGTTTTGGTGCTGTTTTAGTTGAAGGTTGGAATGAAGGTTGGGAAGACTGGTTTGGACACTCAAAAGATTATGTTTTTGATTTCGTTACTCCTTACCCAGATTTCGACGTAAAAGGATTACACGCTTACGCAAAATCAAAAGGTGTAAAAATAATTATGCACCACGAAACTTCTGGTTCTGTTCGTAATTATGAGCGCCATATGGATAAAGCATACAAATTCATGAACGACAATGGATACGATGCTGTAAAAAGTGGTTACGTAGGAGATATTTTACCAAGAGGTGAAAATCATTACAGCCAATGGATTGTGAACCATTACCAATACGCATTAGAAAAAGCTGCTGAATACAAAATTATGGTTAATGCTCACGAAGCAGTTCGCCCAACAGGTATTAGCAGAACATATCCTAACTTAATTGGTAACGAATCGGCAAGAGGAACAGAATACCAAGCATTTGGTGGTTCTAAAGCAAATCACGTTACAATTTTACCTTTTACAAGATTAATTGGTGGACCAATGGATTATACTCCTGGTATTTTCGAAATGGATATTAGCAAACTTAATCCAGATAACAAATCGCATGTAAACAGTACAATTGCAAATCAATTAGCATTATACGTTACTATGTACAGCCCATTACAAATGGCTGCTGATTTACCTGAGCACTATAACAAATTTGCTGATGCTTTCCAATTCATCAAAGATGTTGCTATTGATTGGGACGAAAGTAAATACCTAGAAGCTGAACCAGGTGACTATATCACTGTAGCTCGTAAAGCTAAAGGTACTAACAACTGGTTTGTAGGTAACGTAAACGGAGATGTAAGCCGTACATCAAACATCAATTTCAATTTCCTTGAAAAAGGAAAGAAATACACAGCTACAATTTATGCTGATGCAAAAGATGCACACTACAAAACAAATCCACAAGCTTACACAATCAAGAAAATTGCTGTAACAAATAAAACAAAACTATCTCAGTTATCTGTTCCAGGTGGTGGTTATGCAATTAGTATAATCGAAACCAAATAA
- a CDS encoding glycoside hydrolase family 65 protein, whose protein sequence is MNQDYIKPDNWSIIEEGFDVERVKSSESLFSIGNGAMGQRANFEEKYSGETFQGSYIAGIYYPDKTKVGWWKNGYPKYFAKVLNAPNWIGINIEINEEAFDLNSCTEVKNFRRELNMQEGWYNRSFEATLKNGTEIAVNVRRFLSLNLDEVGIIKYDITPLNKDAKILYKPYIDAGVTNEDANWEEKFWEPLEVKKATNEAFVTAQTYKTHFKVTTFMHNSIFANGENINISPSTIDSSSDKVEYTYGVIIAKGQTSSIQKIGGYTVSLNHTNTLAAAEKAIKEALSKGYDQLLQEQIDAWAKVWEMSDITIEGDVKAQQGIRFNIFQLNQTYSGKDNRLNIGPKGFTGEKYGGSTYWDTEAYCIPFYMATKDQQVARNLLTYRYNQLDKAIENAKDNLGFKDGAALYPMVTMNGEECHNEWEITHEEIHRNGAIAFAIFNYNRYTGDYSYIPEKGLEVLIGIARFWHQRASFSTDKNQYVILGVTGPNEYENNINNNFYTNYIAKWCIDYATEQLTKVTTEYPADHKRIIEKVQLTENEIQEWKKVADNMYFPFSKELNVYLQQDGFLDKDLVPVKDLDRSQRPINQKWSWDRVLRSPYIKQADVLQCFYFFEEHFSKEELLRNFEFYESFTVHESSLSPCVHSIQAAALDKMDMAYTFYLRTSRLDLDDYNKEVEEGCHITSMAGTWMSIVEGFGGMRVKNDTLHFSPKIPKEWTGYSFKINFRNQILKVSINHNETTFSVDGDDELAIVVNGQTVVANKFVTT, encoded by the coding sequence ATGAATCAAGATTATATAAAACCAGACAATTGGTCAATAATAGAAGAAGGCTTTGATGTAGAGAGAGTTAAATCGTCTGAAAGTCTTTTCAGTATCGGAAACGGTGCTATGGGACAACGTGCCAATTTTGAAGAAAAATATTCGGGAGAAACTTTTCAAGGAAGTTATATAGCTGGAATTTATTACCCAGATAAAACTAAAGTGGGTTGGTGGAAAAACGGATACCCAAAATATTTTGCAAAAGTATTAAACGCTCCAAATTGGATTGGTATCAATATTGAAATCAATGAAGAAGCTTTTGATTTAAATTCTTGTACCGAAGTGAAAAATTTCCGTAGAGAATTAAACATGCAAGAAGGTTGGTACAATCGTTCTTTTGAAGCAACCTTAAAAAATGGAACAGAAATCGCTGTTAACGTACGTCGTTTTCTATCTCTAAATTTAGATGAAGTTGGTATTATTAAATATGATATTACTCCATTAAACAAAGATGCTAAAATACTTTACAAACCATATATTGATGCAGGTGTTACCAATGAAGATGCTAACTGGGAGGAAAAATTCTGGGAACCTCTTGAAGTAAAAAAAGCAACAAACGAAGCTTTCGTAACTGCTCAAACCTATAAAACTCATTTTAAGGTTACAACTTTCATGCACAATAGTATTTTTGCTAACGGCGAAAATATTAATATCTCTCCTTCAACAATTGATTCTTCATCAGATAAGGTAGAATATACCTATGGCGTAATTATTGCAAAAGGACAAACTTCATCTATACAAAAAATTGGTGGATATACTGTTTCATTGAATCATACTAACACTCTTGCCGCTGCAGAAAAAGCGATTAAAGAAGCATTAAGCAAAGGGTATGACCAATTATTACAAGAACAAATTGATGCTTGGGCAAAAGTTTGGGAAATGTCAGATATTACTATTGAAGGTGATGTAAAAGCACAACAAGGAATTCGTTTCAATATTTTTCAGTTAAACCAAACCTATTCAGGAAAAGACAACCGATTAAATATTGGACCTAAAGGATTTACAGGAGAAAAATACGGAGGATCTACTTATTGGGATACTGAAGCATATTGCATTCCGTTTTACATGGCTACTAAAGACCAGCAAGTTGCAAGAAATTTATTGACTTACCGTTACAATCAGCTTGATAAAGCAATTGAAAACGCTAAAGACAATTTAGGTTTTAAAGATGGAGCGGCTTTATATCCAATGGTAACTATGAATGGTGAAGAATGCCATAACGAATGGGAAATCACTCATGAAGAAATTCATAGAAATGGTGCCATCGCTTTTGCAATATTCAATTACAATCGCTACACAGGAGATTACTCATATATTCCAGAAAAAGGATTAGAAGTATTAATCGGAATCGCTCGTTTCTGGCACCAAAGAGCCTCATTCTCTACTGACAAAAATCAGTATGTGATTTTGGGAGTTACAGGTCCAAACGAATACGAAAATAACATCAATAATAATTTCTACACTAATTATATTGCTAAATGGTGTATTGATTATGCTACAGAACAACTTACAAAAGTTACTACTGAATACCCAGCTGACCACAAAAGAATTATCGAAAAAGTACAACTTACAGAAAACGAAATTCAGGAATGGAAAAAAGTAGCAGACAATATGTACTTCCCTTTTTCAAAAGAACTTAATGTTTATTTACAACAAGATGGTTTCTTAGATAAAGACTTAGTTCCTGTAAAAGATCTAGATCGTTCACAACGTCCTATAAACCAAAAATGGTCTTGGGATCGTGTATTACGCTCACCATACATCAAACAAGCCGATGTTTTACAATGCTTTTACTTCTTCGAAGAACATTTTTCTAAAGAGGAGCTATTGCGTAATTTTGAGTTTTACGAGTCGTTTACTGTACATGAAAGTTCACTTTCGCCTTGCGTACACTCAATTCAAGCCGCTGCATTAGATAAAATGGATATGGCGTATACATTCTACTTAAGAACTTCACGTTTAGACTTAGACGATTACAACAAAGAGGTAGAAGAAGGTTGTCATATTACATCGATGGCAGGAACATGGATGAGTATTGTAGAAGGTTTTGGAGGAATGCGTGTAAAAAATGACACGCTACATTTCTCTCCAAAAATTCCAAAAGAATGGACAGGATATTCTTTTAAAATCAACTTTAGAAATCAAATTCTAAAAGTATCAATAAACCATAATGAAACTACGTTTTCAGTAGATGGAGATGATGAATTAGCCATTGTCGTTAATGGCCAAACCGTAGTAGCTAATAAATTTGTAACAACATAA
- the pgmB gene encoding beta-phosphoglucomutase: MNTKAFIFDLDGVIVDTAKYHYLAWQKIANALNIDFTHEHNELLKGVSRVRSLDIILELGNIQASQEDKDKWLIQKNEDYLTYLVDMNESEILQGVLPVLEFLKEKKQAIALGSASKNARPILEKTGIISYFDVIVDGNDVTNAKPDPEVFLKAARLLNISPEDSIVFEDSVAGVQAANIGKMTSVGIGSKAVLHEAKYVFEDFTLIDQTFIESLITA; this comes from the coding sequence ATGAATACAAAAGCATTCATATTCGACCTAGACGGTGTAATTGTTGACACTGCTAAATACCATTATTTGGCATGGCAAAAAATTGCAAATGCATTAAACATTGACTTTACACACGAACATAACGAACTTTTAAAAGGAGTAAGTCGTGTACGTTCATTAGATATTATCCTAGAACTAGGAAACATTCAAGCTTCACAAGAAGATAAAGACAAATGGCTTATCCAAAAAAATGAAGACTACCTAACTTATTTGGTAGATATGAATGAAAGCGAAATTCTTCAGGGTGTTTTGCCTGTATTAGAATTTTTAAAAGAAAAAAAGCAAGCTATCGCATTGGGTTCGGCAAGTAAAAATGCACGCCCGATTCTAGAAAAAACAGGAATCATTTCCTACTTCGATGTTATCGTTGATGGTAATGATGTTACAAATGCTAAACCAGATCCAGAAGTTTTCTTAAAAGCAGCTCGACTACTAAACATAAGCCCTGAAGATTCAATCGTTTTTGAAGATTCGGTTGCAGGAGTCCAAGCAGCCAATATCGGAAAAATGACTAGCGTAGGCATAGGTTCTAAAGCTGTCTTGCATGAAGCGAAATACGTCTTTGAGGATTTTACCTTAATAGATCAAACATTCATCGAATCATTAATTACAGCATAA
- a CDS encoding MFS transporter, producing the protein MEKRRLSFWEIWNMSFGFLGIQMGFALQNANASRILQIFGADVHELSWFWIIAPLMGLIVQPVIGHYSDKTWGKFGRRKPFFLVGAILASVGLILMPQANIFTSILPALWVGAGMLMIMDASFNIAMEPFRALVGDNLRTDQRTAGFSIQTALIGFGAVIGSSLPYVLTKWFGVPNSSLPGSVPLNLTLSFILGAAVLIGSILVTLFTTKEYSPDELALFEDPKAEKIEIEEKSKLTDIFRDFAKMPTTMRQLSWVQFFSWFGLFGMWVFSTPAIAHHIYGLPLDDNSSQSYQDAGDWVGILFGVYNLVSAIIALFFLPMIAKKIGRKSTHALSLVIGGIGLISIYFMPDENWVILSMVLIGVAWASILAMPYAILAGSIAPKKMGVYMGIFNFFVVIPQIINAIIGGPIVKYLYNGDAIYALITSGVSFLIAAVLVYKVKDVDDIKNETYDKKSFK; encoded by the coding sequence ATGGAAAAGCGTAGATTAAGTTTCTGGGAAATTTGGAACATGAGTTTCGGTTTCTTAGGAATACAAATGGGGTTTGCTTTACAAAATGCAAATGCCAGCAGAATTCTTCAAATTTTTGGTGCCGACGTACACGAACTTTCTTGGTTTTGGATAATTGCTCCTTTAATGGGATTAATTGTTCAGCCAGTAATTGGACATTATAGTGATAAAACCTGGGGGAAATTTGGACGAAGAAAACCTTTTTTTCTTGTAGGTGCTATTCTAGCTTCAGTTGGATTAATATTAATGCCACAGGCAAACATTTTCACTTCAATACTACCCGCTTTATGGGTTGGTGCCGGAATGCTTATGATTATGGATGCGTCATTTAATATTGCCATGGAGCCCTTTCGTGCTTTAGTTGGTGACAATTTAAGAACAGACCAACGTACCGCAGGATTTAGTATTCAAACAGCACTTATTGGCTTTGGAGCTGTAATTGGTTCTTCTTTACCATATGTCTTGACGAAATGGTTTGGAGTCCCTAACAGTAGCCTTCCCGGAAGCGTTCCTTTAAATCTTACACTTTCTTTTATTTTAGGTGCCGCAGTTTTAATCGGCTCTATACTTGTTACCTTATTTACAACTAAAGAATACTCTCCTGATGAATTGGCTCTTTTTGAAGACCCAAAAGCGGAGAAAATTGAGATTGAAGAAAAATCAAAACTCACAGACATCTTTAGAGATTTTGCAAAAATGCCAACCACCATGCGCCAACTTAGTTGGGTGCAGTTTTTTTCATGGTTTGGACTTTTCGGTATGTGGGTATTTAGTACCCCTGCAATTGCACATCACATTTACGGATTACCCCTAGATGATAATTCTAGCCAAAGCTATCAAGATGCTGGGGATTGGGTTGGAATACTTTTCGGAGTTTACAATCTAGTATCAGCCATTATAGCCTTATTTTTTCTGCCAATGATTGCTAAAAAAATTGGACGAAAATCGACTCATGCTCTTTCTTTAGTTATAGGTGGAATAGGTTTAATATCTATTTACTTTATGCCAGATGAAAATTGGGTTATTCTTTCTATGGTATTAATTGGTGTGGCTTGGGCTAGTATCCTCGCAATGCCATATGCTATCCTAGCAGGATCGATTGCTCCTAAAAAAATGGGCGTTTACATGGGGATATTCAACTTCTTTGTAGTAATTCCTCAAATAATAAACGCAATAATTGGAGGCCCAATTGTAAAATACCTTTATAACGGTGATGCTATATACGCATTAATTACAAGCGGTGTCAGCTTTCTGATAGCTGCTGTTCTAGTTTACAAAGTGAAAGATGTAGATGATATTAAAAATGAAACCTACGACAAGAAATCTTTTAAATAA